The following proteins are encoded in a genomic region of Apteryx mantelli isolate bAptMan1 chromosome 37, bAptMan1.hap1, whole genome shotgun sequence:
- the DPF2 gene encoding zinc finger protein ubi-d4 isoform X3 — MDARESLGEQYYRDAMEQCHNYNARLCAERSVRLPFLDSQTGVAQSNCYIWMEKRHRGPGLAAGQLYSYPARRWRKKRRAHPPEDPRLSFPSIKPDADQTLKKEGLISQDGSSLEALLRTDPLEKRALPDPRLDDDSLGEFPVTNSRARKRILEPDDFLDDLDDEDYEEDTPKRRGKGKAKGKGVGGARKKLDAAILEDRDKPYACDICGKRYKNRPGLSYHYAHSHLAEEEGDDKDDSQPPTPVSQRSEEQKSKKGPDGLALPNNYCDFCLGDSKINKKTGQPEELVSCSDCGRSGHPSCLQFTPVMMAAVKTYRWQCIECKCCNICGTSENDDQLLFCDDCDRGYHMYCLTPPMSEPPEGSWSCHLCLDLLKEKASIYQNQNSS, encoded by the exons ATGGACGCCCGCGAGAG CCTCGGAGAGCAGTACTACCGGGACGCCATGGAGCAGTGCCACAACTACAACGCCCGGCTGTGCGCCGAGCGCAGCGTCCGCCTGCCCTTCCTGGACTCGCAGACCGGCGTGGCCCAGAGCAACTGCTACATCTGGATGGAGAAGCGGCACCGGGGCCCAG GTTTAGCCGCCGGGCAGCTTTATTCCTACCCCGCTCGCCGCTGGCGGAAAAAACGCCGCGCTCATCCTCCGGAGGACCCGCGTCTCTCCTTCCCGTCTATTAAACCAG ATGCCGATCAGACGCTGAAGAAGGAAGGGTTGATCTCGCAGGACGGCAGCAGCCTGGAGGCCCTGCTGCGCACCGACCCGCTGGAGAAACGGGCCCTGCCGGATCCTCGCCTCGACGACGACAGCCTGGGCGAATTCCCCGTCACCAACAGCCGGGCCCGGAAG cgGATTCTTGAGCCGGACGACTTCCTGGATGATTTGGACGATGAAGACTATGAAGAAGATACGCCGAAGCGGAGAGGGAAGGGCAAAGCCAAG GGCAAAGGCGTCGGAGGGGCTCGCAAGAAACTGGACGCGGCCATTTTAGAAGACCGGGATAAACCGTACGCTTGCGACA TCTGCGGGAAGCGGTACAAGAACCGGCCGGGCCTGAGTTACCACTACGCTCACTCCCACCTGGCCGAGGAGGAGGGAGACGACAAGGACGACTCGCAGCCCCCGACACCCGTCTCGCAGAGGTCGGAGGAGCAGAAAT CCAAGAAGGGCCCCGACGGCTTGGCCTTGCCCAACAACTACTGCGACTTCTGCCTGGGCGACTCCAAAATCAACAAGAAGACGGGGCAGCCCGAAGAGCTGGTCTCCTGCTCCGACTGCGGCCGATCGG GCCACCCCTCGTGCCTGCAGTTCACGCCGGTCATGATGGCGGCCGTGAAGACGTACCGCTGGCAGTGCATCGAGTGCAAGTGCTGCAACATCTGCGGCACCTCCGAGAACGAC GACCAGCTGCTCTTCTGCGACGACTGCGACCGCGGCTATCACATGTACTGCCTCACTCCCCCCATGTCCGAGCCGCCGGAAG ggagctggagctgccacTTGTGTCTGGATCTACTGAAGGAAAAAGCCTCCATCTACCAGAACCAGAACTCCTCTTGA
- the DPF2 gene encoding zinc finger protein ubi-d4 isoform X2, protein MFFSPHESLGEQYYRDAMEQCHNYNARLCAERSVRLPFLDSQTGVAQSNCYIWMEKRHRGPGLAAGQLYSYPARRWRKKRRAHPPEDPRLSFPSIKPDADQTLKKEGLISQDGSSLEALLRTDPLEKRALPDPRLDDDSLGEFPVTNSRARKRILEPDDFLDDLDDEDYEEDTPKRRGKGKAKGKGVGGARKKLDAAILEDRDKPYACDICGKRYKNRPGLSYHYAHSHLAEEEGDDKDDSQPPTPVSQRSEEQKSKKGPDGLALPNNYCDFCLGDSKINKKTGQPEELVSCSDCGRSGHPSCLQFTPVMMAAVKTYRWQCIECKCCNICGTSENDDQLLFCDDCDRGYHMYCLTPPMSEPPEGSWSCHLCLDLLKEKASIYQNQNSS, encoded by the exons atgtttttttccccacatgaaaG CCTCGGAGAGCAGTACTACCGGGACGCCATGGAGCAGTGCCACAACTACAACGCCCGGCTGTGCGCCGAGCGCAGCGTCCGCCTGCCCTTCCTGGACTCGCAGACCGGCGTGGCCCAGAGCAACTGCTACATCTGGATGGAGAAGCGGCACCGGGGCCCAG GTTTAGCCGCCGGGCAGCTTTATTCCTACCCCGCTCGCCGCTGGCGGAAAAAACGCCGCGCTCATCCTCCGGAGGACCCGCGTCTCTCCTTCCCGTCTATTAAACCAG ATGCCGATCAGACGCTGAAGAAGGAAGGGTTGATCTCGCAGGACGGCAGCAGCCTGGAGGCCCTGCTGCGCACCGACCCGCTGGAGAAACGGGCCCTGCCGGATCCTCGCCTCGACGACGACAGCCTGGGCGAATTCCCCGTCACCAACAGCCGGGCCCGGAAG cgGATTCTTGAGCCGGACGACTTCCTGGATGATTTGGACGATGAAGACTATGAAGAAGATACGCCGAAGCGGAGAGGGAAGGGCAAAGCCAAG GGCAAAGGCGTCGGAGGGGCTCGCAAGAAACTGGACGCGGCCATTTTAGAAGACCGGGATAAACCGTACGCTTGCGACA TCTGCGGGAAGCGGTACAAGAACCGGCCGGGCCTGAGTTACCACTACGCTCACTCCCACCTGGCCGAGGAGGAGGGAGACGACAAGGACGACTCGCAGCCCCCGACACCCGTCTCGCAGAGGTCGGAGGAGCAGAAAT CCAAGAAGGGCCCCGACGGCTTGGCCTTGCCCAACAACTACTGCGACTTCTGCCTGGGCGACTCCAAAATCAACAAGAAGACGGGGCAGCCCGAAGAGCTGGTCTCCTGCTCCGACTGCGGCCGATCGG GCCACCCCTCGTGCCTGCAGTTCACGCCGGTCATGATGGCGGCCGTGAAGACGTACCGCTGGCAGTGCATCGAGTGCAAGTGCTGCAACATCTGCGGCACCTCCGAGAACGAC GACCAGCTGCTCTTCTGCGACGACTGCGACCGCGGCTATCACATGTACTGCCTCACTCCCCCCATGTCCGAGCCGCCGGAAG ggagctggagctgccacTTGTGTCTGGATCTACTGAAGGAAAAAGCCTCCATCTACCAGAACCAGAACTCCTCTTGA
- the DPF2 gene encoding zinc finger protein ubi-d4 isoform X1, whose amino-acid sequence MAAVVQNVVKLLGEQYYRDAMEQCHNYNARLCAERSVRLPFLDSQTGVAQSNCYIWMEKRHRGPGLAAGQLYSYPARRWRKKRRAHPPEDPRLSFPSIKPDADQTLKKEGLISQDGSSLEALLRTDPLEKRALPDPRLDDDSLGEFPVTNSRARKRILEPDDFLDDLDDEDYEEDTPKRRGKGKAKGKGVGGARKKLDAAILEDRDKPYACDICGKRYKNRPGLSYHYAHSHLAEEEGDDKDDSQPPTPVSQRSEEQKSKKGPDGLALPNNYCDFCLGDSKINKKTGQPEELVSCSDCGRSGHPSCLQFTPVMMAAVKTYRWQCIECKCCNICGTSENDDQLLFCDDCDRGYHMYCLTPPMSEPPEGSWSCHLCLDLLKEKASIYQNQNSS is encoded by the exons ATGGCGGCGGTGGTACAGAATGTAGTCAAGCT CCTCGGAGAGCAGTACTACCGGGACGCCATGGAGCAGTGCCACAACTACAACGCCCGGCTGTGCGCCGAGCGCAGCGTCCGCCTGCCCTTCCTGGACTCGCAGACCGGCGTGGCCCAGAGCAACTGCTACATCTGGATGGAGAAGCGGCACCGGGGCCCAG GTTTAGCCGCCGGGCAGCTTTATTCCTACCCCGCTCGCCGCTGGCGGAAAAAACGCCGCGCTCATCCTCCGGAGGACCCGCGTCTCTCCTTCCCGTCTATTAAACCAG ATGCCGATCAGACGCTGAAGAAGGAAGGGTTGATCTCGCAGGACGGCAGCAGCCTGGAGGCCCTGCTGCGCACCGACCCGCTGGAGAAACGGGCCCTGCCGGATCCTCGCCTCGACGACGACAGCCTGGGCGAATTCCCCGTCACCAACAGCCGGGCCCGGAAG cgGATTCTTGAGCCGGACGACTTCCTGGATGATTTGGACGATGAAGACTATGAAGAAGATACGCCGAAGCGGAGAGGGAAGGGCAAAGCCAAG GGCAAAGGCGTCGGAGGGGCTCGCAAGAAACTGGACGCGGCCATTTTAGAAGACCGGGATAAACCGTACGCTTGCGACA TCTGCGGGAAGCGGTACAAGAACCGGCCGGGCCTGAGTTACCACTACGCTCACTCCCACCTGGCCGAGGAGGAGGGAGACGACAAGGACGACTCGCAGCCCCCGACACCCGTCTCGCAGAGGTCGGAGGAGCAGAAAT CCAAGAAGGGCCCCGACGGCTTGGCCTTGCCCAACAACTACTGCGACTTCTGCCTGGGCGACTCCAAAATCAACAAGAAGACGGGGCAGCCCGAAGAGCTGGTCTCCTGCTCCGACTGCGGCCGATCGG GCCACCCCTCGTGCCTGCAGTTCACGCCGGTCATGATGGCGGCCGTGAAGACGTACCGCTGGCAGTGCATCGAGTGCAAGTGCTGCAACATCTGCGGCACCTCCGAGAACGAC GACCAGCTGCTCTTCTGCGACGACTGCGACCGCGGCTATCACATGTACTGCCTCACTCCCCCCATGTCCGAGCCGCCGGAAG ggagctggagctgccacTTGTGTCTGGATCTACTGAAGGAAAAAGCCTCCATCTACCAGAACCAGAACTCCTCTTGA
- the CDC42EP2 gene encoding cdc42 effector protein 2 translates to MSAKVPIYLKRGGRKGKKEKLRDILSSDMISPPLGDFRHTIHIGSGGESDMFGDISFLQGKFHLLPRSAGSLDSEREGPYAAPFEFARAATVSGRQPRPPSPDASSPLLKNAVSLPAIGGPQALTLPAAQAPPKPPRLHLDDKAAPGGDDGRQTAASAPHPGAPLPRRGGPPNGFAEERAGSEPFPSHAGSLLSLHVDLGPSILEDVLQVMEKHQDERGGGPMWDSGRQEVLT, encoded by the coding sequence ATGTCCGCCAAGGTGCCGATTTACCTGAAGAGGGGCGGCCgcaagggcaagaaggagaagcTCCGGGATATCCTCTCCTCCGACATGATCAGCCCGCCGTTAGGGGATTTCCGGCACACGATCCACATCGGGAGCGGCGGCGAGAGCGACATGTTCGGCGACATCTCCTTCCTGCAGGGCAAATTCCACCTGCTGCCGCGGAGCGCCGGGAGCCTGGACTCGGAGCGGGAGGGCCCTTACGCGGCGCCGTTCGAGTTCGCGCGCGCCGCCACCGTCTCCGGCCGCCAGCCGCGGCCGCCGTCGCCCGACGCCTCCTCTCCGCTCCTGAAAAACGCCGTCTCCCTGCCGGCCATCGGCGGGCCGCAGGCGCTGACGCTGCCCGCCGCTCAGGCGCCCCCCAAACCGCCGCGGCTGCACCTCGACGACaaggcggcgccggggggggacgACGGCCGCCAAACCGCCGCTTCCGCGCCGCATCCCGGCGCCCCGCTTCCGCGCCGCGGTGGCCCCCCCAACGGCTTCGCGGAGGAGCGGGCTGGAAGCGAGCCGTTCCCGTCGCACGCCggctccctgctctccctccaCGTCGACCTGGGGCCCTCGATTCTGGAGGACGTGCTGCAGGTGATGGAGAAGCACCAGGACGAGAGAGGGGGCGGCCCGATGTGGGATTCGGGCAGGCAGGAGGTCTTGACGTGA